One Sulfurospirillum tamanense DNA window includes the following coding sequences:
- a CDS encoding efflux RND transporter permease subunit has protein sequence MSQPLQAHTIAGRIARAFLHNPLTPLLGITLLLLGYLALVITPREEDPQIAISGGTIMVMLPGASPEEVRNVIIKPLERKIKEIQGVEHIYGVAAQNMGMLNVMYTIGEDREISNVKLYDKVMQNMDQLPKGALAPLVRPFDIDIDIPILSVAFYLKPDSPLDYVGLTQRVDAVRSGLGGVENLAKMEIKGGATEQYNILVDAHKLSFYGLSLGQVAVQLDALLSKNPNTKLRTKEGELVVFGVQGVLENKTQLQHLIVALHQGAPVYLQDIATITQGEAVQTFERAYVHLPNSLENAHRQVTLTLSKLRGSNAVVIAQEVLEELKAWEEVFANEGIGTLVTRNYGTRADKAVNDLVSNLAVSIVIISLLLVFTLGWRESLIVTFLVPAIFAVTLFVAYLGDQTINRITLFAFLLSLGILVDAAIIVIENIHRHLQTKGSSDRSTDEIILEATDEISAPTNIATIAIILTMVPMAFVGQMMGQFMRPIPLNVPVTIFASLVIAYIFAPYLARRILKRAPKGDSHEV, from the coding sequence ATGAGCCAACCTCTTCAAGCCCACACCATCGCAGGGCGCATCGCTAGGGCGTTTTTACACAACCCGCTCACGCCGCTTTTGGGCATTACGCTGCTCTTGCTGGGCTACTTAGCCCTCGTGATTACCCCACGCGAAGAAGACCCGCAAATCGCCATCAGTGGCGGCACCATCATGGTGATGCTTCCAGGCGCCTCGCCCGAAGAGGTGCGTAATGTCATCATCAAACCTCTTGAGCGTAAAATCAAAGAAATTCAAGGGGTCGAGCACATCTATGGCGTAGCCGCTCAAAACATGGGCATGCTTAACGTCATGTATACCATCGGAGAAGACCGCGAAATCTCAAACGTCAAGCTTTACGACAAGGTCATGCAAAACATGGACCAACTCCCCAAAGGTGCCCTTGCGCCCTTGGTGCGGCCCTTTGATATTGACATTGACATCCCCATTCTCTCTGTTGCGTTTTATCTCAAGCCTGATTCTCCTCTTGATTACGTAGGGCTCACCCAGCGCGTCGATGCGGTGCGATCTGGCCTTGGCGGGGTAGAAAATTTAGCCAAAATGGAAATCAAAGGCGGTGCAACAGAACAGTACAACATCCTCGTAGACGCGCACAAACTCTCCTTTTATGGACTCTCTTTGGGGCAAGTTGCCGTGCAACTTGACGCGCTTCTTTCTAAAAATCCCAACACAAAACTGCGCACCAAAGAGGGCGAATTGGTGGTTTTTGGCGTCCAAGGGGTGCTTGAAAACAAAACCCAACTCCAGCACCTCATCGTCGCCCTACACCAAGGAGCGCCCGTTTACCTCCAAGACATCGCCACCATCACCCAAGGCGAAGCGGTACAAACCTTTGAACGCGCCTATGTTCACCTTCCAAACTCCCTTGAAAACGCGCACCGCCAAGTCACCCTCACCCTTTCTAAGTTGCGCGGGTCTAACGCTGTGGTGATTGCCCAAGAAGTGCTTGAGGAGTTAAAAGCATGGGAGGAAGTCTTTGCCAATGAGGGCATTGGCACCCTTGTAACGCGAAACTACGGCACACGTGCAGACAAGGCAGTCAATGACCTTGTGAGTAATTTGGCTGTTTCTATTGTGATTATCTCTTTGTTACTCGTCTTTACACTAGGATGGCGCGAATCGCTCATCGTCACTTTTTTGGTGCCTGCTATCTTTGCAGTAACCTTGTTTGTAGCTTACTTGGGCGACCAAACCATCAATCGTATTACGTTGTTTGCTTTTTTACTTAGCCTTGGTATTTTGGTAGATGCAGCAATTATTGTCATTGAAAATATTCACCGCCACTTGCAAACCAAGGGCTCTAGTGACCGCTCAACCGATGAAATCATCCTTGAAGCTACGGATGAAATCAGCGCACCCACCAACATTGCTACCATTGCCATTATCCTCACAATGGTGCCTATGGCCTTTGTGGGGCAAATGATGGGGCAATTCATGCGCCCTATTCCCCTTAATGTACCTGTCACCATCTTTGCCTCCTTGGTAATTGCCTATATTTTTGCCCCCTACCTAGCACGCCGAATCCTCAAGCGCGCGCCCAAAGGAGATTCCCATGAAGTTTGA
- a CDS encoding efflux RND transporter periplasmic adaptor subunit, giving the protein MKPLILFFLLYSCVFGDALSLSGTVVSEREITITSRATGFVKRIHVEEGKSVRKGDVLYEIDANELDQSKHQMELAIAAATLSWQMHHNQLQNASLNLARHQRLFAKEMVAKAEVEHLELSVQNLHAMVDIAAKQIDQAKAQLATLMHQYTYLTIKAPSDGLITQKHLREGEMAMPGVPALRLVDMESLRIHAQLPQSYLSRVHTGSTVAVEIPALELHTQGTIEAIIPVASTHTFKLKIAFEGTAYPGMFARIGLDQ; this is encoded by the coding sequence ATGAAACCTCTTATATTATTTTTTCTCCTTTATTCTTGCGTCTTTGGTGATGCCCTCTCCCTCTCTGGCACCGTCGTATCCGAACGTGAAATCACCATCACGAGTCGCGCCACGGGCTTTGTCAAGCGCATCCATGTCGAAGAGGGTAAAAGCGTGCGCAAAGGGGACGTGCTCTATGAGATTGATGCCAATGAACTCGACCAATCTAAACACCAAATGGAGCTCGCGATTGCTGCAGCTACCTTGTCGTGGCAAATGCACCACAACCAACTCCAAAACGCTTCACTTAACCTTGCCCGTCACCAACGCCTTTTTGCCAAAGAGATGGTCGCCAAAGCCGAGGTAGAGCACTTGGAGCTTTCCGTGCAAAATCTCCACGCCATGGTAGACATCGCCGCCAAACAAATTGACCAAGCCAAGGCACAACTTGCAACGCTCATGCACCAATACACGTACCTCACCATAAAAGCCCCCAGTGATGGCCTCATCACCCAAAAACATCTCCGTGAAGGGGAAATGGCCATGCCTGGTGTTCCTGCACTACGCCTTGTAGACATGGAGAGTTTGCGCATTCACGCCCAACTCCCCCAAAGTTACCTTTCGCGTGTTCACACAGGAAGCACAGTAGCAGTGGAAATTCCCGCTCTTGAGCTACACACCCAAGGCACCATCGAAGCCATCATTCCTGTTGCCTCTACCCACACCTTTAAACTCAAAATCGCCTTTGAGGGCACAGCGTATCCGGGCATGTTTGCGCGTATCGGACTAGACCAATGA